The genomic segment CGCCGTGGTGGCGATCCAGGACGGCTACGTTCGAGCCGACGAAGGGATGAAGATGGCGTTGGAGGCCGGCGAGGCGCTCAAGAAGATCGTGGAGCGGTCGACCCAGTCGAGCACGATGGCCCGCGGCATCGAACTGGCGACGGTCGAACAGGTCAAAGGCATCCGGCAGGTGACGGATTCGATGCGGCAGATCACCGAGATGGTCGAACAGATCGCGCGCGCCACCCAGGAACAGACCAAAGGGTCGGAACAGATTCGCGAGGCGGCTGAGCGGATGCGGGACATCACGCGTCAGGTTCGCCTGTCCACCGAGGAGCAGGCGAAAGGGAGCAAACAGATCACGCAGGCCGTCGAGAACGTCACGGACCGCGTCCAACACATCGCCGCGGCCGTACGGGAACAACGTCGGGGAAGCGAAATCATCATGAAGTCGGCCGAGGAAATCCAGCTCGTCTCGAAAGACAGCGCGGTCGTGGCCAAGCAAATGAGCGACATCGTGGGCGGCCTGGTGCGACAGGCCGAAACCCTGCGGGCGGAGGTCAACCGGTTCAAGGTGGCGTGATGGCGAGCCAACTCGCGTCTCCAGGGACTCGGTGCAAGTTGCTGCGTTTCGAAATCGACGATCGTTCGTACGTCGCCGACATCGAGCGCATCCGCGAGATCGTCTTCTACCGGCCGGCGATCCCGGTGCCGCATGCCCCGCCGTTCCTCCAAGGCCTCATGGATCTTCGGGGACTCGCGCTTCCGCTCGTCGACTTGCGCGAGCGCCTGGGGGTGCCCGCGGATCGCAGGGTTTCTCCCACCCATATTCTGGTGGTTCGACTGACGGACGACCTCGTCTCGGGCCTCATCGTGGACCGCGTGTGCGACGTTTTGGAGGTCGACCGCGACAGTTTCCAAGGACCGGACGGGAGCGAAGGGCGCGCCGCGATGTGCCAAGGGGTGTGCCGGGTCAAGGACGAGTTGGTGCTGGTCATCGACCTGGGGGCGGTGCTTCGAACCGAAGATTACACGATGCTCGCGGGGGTGCTGTGATGCGGATGTGGGGCTGGTTCCACGAACGGCTGTCGTCGAAGGTGGTATTGACCGCGTTGGCGACCCTGACGGTGGGTTTCTCGGTCATCCTGATCCTGCTCCAAACCAAGGTTCAGCGCGATCTGATCAACCACGAACGCGAAAAGGCGGCGCTGCTCGCCGCGTCGATCCACCTGAGTCTGGACAAGGACATGGTCGCGTTTCGTGCGGACATGGCGCGACACTTGATCGAAGACATGAAGGAGCTTCCGGGCGTCGTCCGCCTTCAGGTGGTGCGGGGCCAGGACGGCAAGGGGGTGGAACAAGGCTTCGTCGATCTCAAGACGATCGACGAGGTCAAGACCCGCGTGCCGGCGCGCCCGGAGTGGCTGGTGGATCATCCCAACATCATTCCCAATCGCGCGGACGGGGTGGACACGCCGGCGTTTCGCGACGCCTTCGCTCGGATCCTGGTCGATCCCATGAAGGCCGGTGACGAGTATTACTTCGAACGCATCGATGGTCGGGAGGTCATGACCTATCTCCGGCCGCTCCCCAATTTTCAGCGCTGTTACCTCTGCCACGGTTCCGACCACAAGCTGCGGGGAGTGTTGATGATCTCCTCCGCCACGGACCAAATGCGGACCGAGGTGAGCGGTAACCGTAAACAGCTCTTGTGGGGAGCATTCGGAACGATCACCGTCGTGGGCCTCCTGTTGCGCGTGTCGCTCAACCGCGGGGTGTTCACCCCGCTGCACCGGGTGGTTGAACGGATCAAAAACGTGAGCGAGGGCGAAGGAGACCTGACCAGCCGTTTGGACCTGTCGTCTCGGGACGAAATCGGCGCGCTGGCCGGCGGGTTCAACCGTTTCGTCGAGAAACTCGAGGTGATCATCCGGGAAGTGTCCGACATCAGTCGAACGGTTGCCGCCGCCGGACGCGAACTCGCCCGCGACGCGTCGGTGATCCAGACCGGGGTGGGGAAACAGACCACGGGCGTGGACGCCACGCTCCAATCGATGACCGACCTGCACGACGC from the Nitrospirota bacterium genome contains:
- a CDS encoding chemotaxis protein CheW, producing MASQLASPGTRCKLLRFEIDDRSYVADIERIREIVFYRPAIPVPHAPPFLQGLMDLRGLALPLVDLRERLGVPADRRVSPTHILVVRLTDDLVSGLIVDRVCDVLEVDRDSFQGPDGSEGRAAMCQGVCRVKDELVLVIDLGAVLRTEDYTMLAGVL
- a CDS encoding methyl-accepting chemotaxis protein, whose amino-acid sequence is MRMWGWFHERLSSKVVLTALATLTVGFSVILILLQTKVQRDLINHEREKAALLAASIHLSLDKDMVAFRADMARHLIEDMKELPGVVRLQVVRGQDGKGVEQGFVDLKTIDEVKTRVPARPEWLVDHPNIIPNRADGVDTPAFRDAFARILVDPMKAGDEYYFERIDGREVMTYLRPLPNFQRCYLCHGSDHKLRGVLMISSATDQMRTEVSGNRKQLLWGAFGTITVVGLLLRVSLNRGVFTPLHRVVERIKNVSEGEGDLTSRLDLSSRDEIGALAGGFNRFVEKLEVIIREVSDISRTVAAAGRELARDASVIQTGVGKQTTGVDATLQSMTDLHDAIKELGQGMESLSKMIEESTAATMEMASSTDEIARDADSLSGSASETKRSVTTLAESIREIEGALDALSRAATETAAFTGSIEQSTTQIRTNIHETVELSNRVGEHARSGQECVEQTIEGINRIKVFSDEVSSVVRRLQRRT